One genomic region from Streptomyces sp. NBC_00582 encodes:
- a CDS encoding FAD/NAD(P)-binding protein, which yields MSSDTLAPIPAAPGHRHSLVIVGAGPRGTGLIERIAANAPELYAGQGLDIHLVDPHPPGAGRIWRAAQSPLLWMNSHAEDVTMFTDETVVMDGPVRPGPTLHEWAGVDGRLFADRQLQGAYLSWVHEQAVAALPEEITVHRHPRRALRVSGPRDGRQQVWLEGRPQPLAADLVVLALGHLDAELDDEQKELAAYAREHGLTHLPPDFTADSDLSALGPGEPVLVRGFGLAFVDLMVLLTEGRGGRYEGGEGDTYVPSGREPVLYVGSRRGVPYHSKIGYDWTGERPPLPRFLGPAETDELLARPGGFDFRRDVWPLVEKELGFAHYHRLFTTHPERTAIAWTDFEEKYAVAAGEAEREALVASAVPDPADRLDLAVLDRPLDGLRYASHEEFQDGLRRYVEDDLGRRHDPSHSADLSVFLGLLSVYGQLVRLGDIGSWWHGFFSYLASGPPGPRLRQLLALSRAGVVKFVGADMAVHAEDGAFRASSPTVPGYSVRARALVEARLPEPTLRRALDPLLRALHAEGAGETADGLLRVDRVDGRVLDRAGRPHPRRFALGPHTDGRTPGAFTRPRTGGPAFRQNDATARAALVFLRDLGADAAA from the coding sequence ATGTCTTCCGACACCCTTGCCCCCATCCCCGCCGCCCCGGGCCACAGACACTCCCTCGTGATCGTGGGGGCCGGGCCGCGGGGGACCGGTCTGATCGAACGCATCGCGGCCAACGCGCCCGAGCTGTACGCCGGTCAGGGCCTCGACATCCATCTCGTCGACCCGCATCCGCCGGGCGCCGGACGGATCTGGCGGGCCGCCCAGTCGCCGCTGCTGTGGATGAACTCGCACGCCGAGGACGTCACCATGTTCACCGACGAGACGGTGGTCATGGACGGGCCGGTGCGGCCGGGGCCCACCCTGCACGAGTGGGCCGGTGTCGACGGGAGGCTCTTCGCCGACCGGCAGCTCCAGGGCGCCTATCTGAGCTGGGTGCACGAACAGGCCGTCGCCGCCCTCCCGGAGGAGATCACCGTCCACCGTCATCCCCGGCGCGCGCTGCGGGTGAGCGGTCCGCGCGACGGGCGTCAGCAGGTCTGGCTCGAGGGGCGGCCCCAGCCGCTGGCCGCCGACCTCGTCGTCCTCGCGCTCGGCCACCTCGACGCCGAACTCGACGACGAACAAAAGGAGTTGGCCGCGTACGCCCGCGAGCACGGGCTCACCCATCTGCCGCCCGACTTCACCGCCGACAGCGACCTGTCCGCGCTCGGACCCGGTGAACCCGTCCTCGTGCGCGGCTTCGGGCTGGCCTTCGTCGACCTGATGGTGCTGCTCACCGAAGGGCGCGGCGGACGGTACGAGGGGGGCGAGGGGGACACCTATGTGCCCTCGGGGCGGGAGCCGGTCCTGTACGTCGGGTCGCGGCGCGGAGTGCCGTACCACTCGAAGATCGGCTACGACTGGACCGGCGAACGGCCCCCGCTGCCCCGGTTCCTCGGGCCCGCCGAGACCGACGAACTCCTCGCGCGCCCCGGCGGGTTCGACTTCCGCCGGGACGTGTGGCCGCTGGTGGAGAAGGAGCTGGGCTTCGCCCACTACCACCGGCTGTTCACCACCCATCCCGAGCGGACCGCGATCGCCTGGACGGACTTCGAGGAGAAGTACGCGGTCGCCGCGGGCGAGGCCGAACGGGAGGCCCTCGTCGCCTCCGCCGTGCCCGACCCCGCCGACCGGCTCGACCTCGCCGTGCTCGACCGGCCGCTGGACGGGCTGCGGTACGCCTCGCACGAGGAGTTCCAGGACGGTCTGCGACGGTACGTCGAGGACGATCTGGGCCGTCGTCACGATCCCTCGCACAGCGCCGACCTGTCCGTGTTCCTCGGGCTCCTCTCCGTCTACGGGCAGCTCGTGCGGCTCGGGGACATCGGCTCCTGGTGGCACGGGTTCTTCAGCTATCTCGCCTCCGGGCCGCCCGGCCCCCGGCTGCGGCAGCTGCTCGCGCTCTCCCGGGCGGGGGTGGTGAAGTTCGTCGGCGCCGACATGGCCGTACACGCCGAGGACGGGGCGTTCCGGGCGTCCAGCCCGACCGTGCCGGGGTACTCCGTGCGGGCACGGGCCCTGGTGGAGGCCCGGCTGCCCGAGCCGACGCTGCGGCGCGCCCTCGATCCGCTGCTGCGCGCCCTGCACGCCGAGGGCGCCGGGGAGACGGCCGACGGACTGCTGCGGGTGGACCGGGTCGACGGGCGGGTCCTGGACCGGGCCGGCCGGCCGCACCCGCGGCGCTTCGCGCTCGGCCCGCACACCGACGGACGCACCCCCGGCGCCTTCACCCGCCCCCGCACCGGCGGTCCCGCGTTCCGGCAGAACGACGCCACCGCGCGCGCCGCCTTGGTGTTCCTGCGGGACCTCGGCGCCGACGCCGCCGCATGA
- a CDS encoding LLM class flavin-dependent oxidoreductase has protein sequence MGLLHLAAAVDLPGVDGAAPHVELARLAERGGLDFVTLDDAPGRPGFDASAVLTRMAAATRRVGLVAALGEPRAGAAVATLDRAARGRAGLRIDAPSGEALSEALLPGRPVRVVDATEPAARPAAARYADVALVRVAGPAQAGAVRGELRAEAVAGGRDPDSLRVLVSLLVDLGDGEHAAERGHGGGGPRQTGRGPLYRGGPVDLAELIASWHQDDTADGFHLVPVEPHRDLERLVNGTVSLLQHRGLFRTFYPGGTLREHLGLTRPAPQYAPTARTERLTR, from the coding sequence ATGGGACTGCTGCATCTGGCCGCCGCCGTCGACCTGCCGGGCGTGGACGGGGCCGCCCCCCACGTGGAGCTGGCCCGGCTCGCCGAGCGCGGCGGGCTGGACTTCGTGACGCTGGACGACGCCCCCGGCCGGCCCGGGTTCGACGCGTCGGCCGTGCTCACCCGGATGGCGGCGGCCACACGCCGCGTCGGACTGGTGGCCGCGCTCGGCGAACCCCGGGCCGGGGCCGCGGTCGCCACGCTCGACCGTGCCGCCCGGGGCCGGGCCGGCCTGCGGATCGACGCACCCTCGGGTGAGGCCCTGTCAGAGGCCCTCCTGCCCGGCCGTCCCGTACGGGTCGTCGACGCCACCGAGCCGGCCGCGCGCCCCGCCGCCGCCCGGTACGCCGATGTGGCCCTGGTCCGGGTGGCGGGTCCCGCGCAGGCCGGAGCCGTACGCGGCGAACTGCGCGCCGAGGCCGTCGCGGGCGGCCGGGACCCTGACTCCCTCAGGGTGCTGGTGAGTCTGCTCGTCGACCTCGGGGACGGCGAGCACGCCGCCGAGCGGGGGCACGGCGGGGGCGGCCCCCGGCAGACCGGCCGGGGCCCGCTCTACCGCGGCGGCCCCGTCGACCTCGCCGAGCTGATCGCCTCCTGGCACCAGGACGACACCGCCGACGGCTTCCACCTCGTCCCCGTGGAACCCCACCGCGACCTGGAACGCCTGGTCAACGGGACGGTCTCGCTGCTCCAGCACCGCGGTCTGTTCCGCACCTTCTACCCGGGCGGCACCCTGCGCGAGCACCTGGGCCTCACCCGGCCCGCCCCTCAGTACGCACCGACAGCACGAACCGAAAGGCTGACCCGATGA
- a CDS encoding DUF1684 domain-containing protein, which translates to MTTDAADLWKQWHAHRLDTLTEPYGPLALTGTHWLEDFPDGRLPDIPGVWVAEEDGVLLTAAETDGLTLDGRPFGGTVRLGADPGAVDTARVAHGRRRLVVLVREGVWGVRDFDPGADARRLFRGVEATPYGARWSVPGRFTPYGEHRTVRVPNADGRERGLGLGGELTFALDGQEHTLQVSVQGDGSLWAVFADSTSGVSSHRFRFLHPGAPDEQGRTTVDFNRAVLPPCAFADAFICPFPPPGNTLGVEIEAGERNLV; encoded by the coding sequence ATGACGACGGACGCGGCAGACCTCTGGAAGCAGTGGCACGCACACCGCCTGGACACGCTCACGGAGCCCTACGGCCCGCTCGCCCTCACCGGCACCCACTGGCTGGAGGACTTTCCGGACGGTCGACTTCCGGACATCCCGGGGGTCTGGGTGGCGGAAGAGGACGGCGTGCTGCTCACGGCGGCCGAGACCGACGGGCTCACCCTGGACGGACGGCCGTTCGGCGGAACGGTACGGCTCGGCGCCGACCCCGGGGCGGTCGACACCGCCCGCGTCGCGCACGGGCGGCGACGGCTGGTCGTGCTGGTACGGGAAGGGGTCTGGGGGGTACGCGACTTCGACCCCGGGGCCGACGCCCGGCGCCTGTTCCGGGGCGTGGAGGCCACCCCGTACGGGGCGCGCTGGTCGGTGCCGGGGCGCTTCACGCCGTACGGCGAGCACCGGACCGTCCGGGTCCCGAACGCCGACGGGCGGGAACGCGGCCTCGGCCTCGGCGGGGAACTGACGTTCGCTCTCGACGGGCAGGAGCACACGCTCCAGGTGTCCGTGCAGGGTGACGGCTCGCTGTGGGCGGTGTTCGCCGACTCCACGAGCGGGGTGAGCAGCCACCGGTTCCGGTTCCTCCACCCGGGTGCCCCCGACGAGCAGGGGCGCACCACGGTGGACTTCAACCGGGCCGTACTGCCTCCGTGTGCATTCGCCGACGCTTTCATCTGCCCCTTCCCGCCACCGGGGAACACTCTCGGCGTGGAGATCGAGGCAGGGGAGCGCAACCTGGTCTGA
- a CDS encoding S1 family peptidase — MRIKRTTPTTRGISRRSRLIAVTTGLVAAAAIAIPHASAADSATFSSAQLKSAGASVLQADVPGTAWAVDSKTNRLLVTVDSTVSDAEIAKIKEAAGSNAGALTIKHTPGKFNKLIAGGDAIYGGGYRCSLGFNVVSGSTYYFLTAGHCGEVASTWYSNSGQSTVLGTNVSYSFPTNDYALVRYTNSSVTKSGTAGNTDITSSGTPSVGTTVYRDGSTTGIHSGRVTALNATVNYGGGDIVYGMIQTNVCAEGGDSGGPLYSTSGIAYGLTSGGSGNCTSGGTTFFQPVAEALSAYGVSVF; from the coding sequence GTGAGGATCAAGCGCACCACCCCCACCACCCGCGGCATCTCGAGACGGAGCCGGCTGATCGCCGTCACCACCGGACTCGTGGCCGCGGCGGCCATCGCGATCCCCCACGCGAGCGCGGCCGACAGCGCCACCTTCAGCTCCGCCCAGCTCAAGAGCGCCGGCGCCTCGGTGCTCCAGGCGGACGTCCCGGGCACCGCCTGGGCCGTCGACAGCAAGACCAACCGCCTGCTCGTCACCGTCGACAGCACCGTGTCCGACGCCGAGATCGCGAAGATCAAGGAGGCCGCGGGCAGCAACGCCGGCGCCCTGACGATCAAGCACACGCCCGGCAAGTTCAACAAGCTCATCGCGGGCGGCGACGCCATCTACGGCGGCGGCTACCGCTGCTCGCTCGGCTTCAACGTGGTCAGCGGCAGCACCTACTACTTCCTGACCGCCGGTCACTGCGGCGAGGTCGCGTCGACCTGGTACTCCAACTCCGGGCAGTCGACCGTGCTGGGCACGAACGTCAGCTACAGCTTCCCGACCAACGACTACGCGCTGGTCCGCTACACCAACAGCTCGGTCACCAAGTCCGGCACCGCGGGCAACACGGACATCACCAGCTCGGGCACGCCCAGCGTCGGCACCACGGTCTACCGTGACGGCTCGACGACCGGCATCCACAGCGGCCGGGTCACCGCGCTGAACGCCACCGTCAACTACGGCGGCGGCGACATCGTCTACGGCATGATCCAGACCAACGTCTGCGCCGAGGGCGGCGACTCCGGTGGCCCGCTGTACTCCACCAGCGGCATCGCCTACGGTCTGACCTCCGGCGGCAGCGGCAACTGCACCTCCGGCGGCACGACCTTCTTCCAGCCGGTGGCGGAGGCCCTGAGCGCGTACGGCGTCAGCGTCTTCTAG